From one Pecten maximus chromosome 8, xPecMax1.1, whole genome shotgun sequence genomic stretch:
- the LOC117333670 gene encoding uncharacterized protein LOC117333670 produces MYLASFKGSREKYRHIRVVFTGRDGAGKTTICRRLRQENVNLMSRDPTKGAVLHPMWCSIKGNKWEHTSSNSIVETIQTRMSAVMKKTVSGYKRDVSTESRHSDSHNEPFLSLWDMGGHMSFQASHNIFLSPHGVYLIVFRLTDFLRDKLETDRLKKWIRLIGTFSSDELNAPNRTQRILAPPLIFVGTFLDELKKTSKDYNKQIEHIRKSITKFPELSTLHYVKFCTLDNSLGNDDAELETLRGFITEAAKHQDQWEREIPTTWLKFELELFKAREQGTRILKLAEVTEMNETSEAPLKDEDEIKLALEYLHCTRSVIYFREFDFVITDPQWLADFFSILLTDAQFLPTNDLLLNRDLELYISKGELTQNLIEGLLCMKKNEAFAPFKTVLLALMEKFGLIVKILLSKTATKGAQFSETYTIPSKLMELQDIDGLTDEVKSLKRRNRAVSKTLCFVFDDAYVPYELFHRTFARVLRKYRTTSLTTQCFGEAAEGSESTTENTHCLYMDFGCFEVDDLTRMILSLHAERSTIAVTVFSPTESMLPANSGKRVRLSIEDILQETLQMSNQQHFQYSRQLHCNFHLSPYDTPVQLYGIINAERGVPCKGGECQGQHCLSKIDADYWDVTEDVKTQDKNSIAERRPTPRELGRLSQLVDVSSCEMLFIELGMTYPQIEHAKKDSHALASITLVTKMFLQWTSLYPNQTFHDVKRAMENVKMATDRIAEVIGTNVKSSCQGIVPNEVCIRVPSDDEITQIVETIDKKFFNLCLELGLLPPVIDQHRCQHSIFQEMMVALLRCWIMKYKQQATIGRLLTAMEVCQMDWHTAAQIWSQSQEKPGHEV; encoded by the exons ATGTATTTGGCAAGTTTTAAAGGCAGTAGAGAAAAATATCGACACATACGTGTAGTATTTACCGGCCGAGATGGGGCCGGTAAGACGACAATATGCCGTCGTCTTAGGCAGGAAAATGTCAACCTCATGTCGCGCGACCCAACTAAGGGGGCTGTTTTACATCCAATGTGGTGCAGtatcaaaggaaataaatgGGAACACACTAGTTCCAATTCGATAGTTGAAACTATACAAACACGTATGTCAGCCGTGATGAAGAAAACGGTTTCAGGATATAAACGTGATGTGTCGACAG AGTCCAGACACAGTGACAGTCATAACGAGCCTTTCCTGTCGTTGTGGGATATGGGTGGACACATGTCTTTTCAGGCATCACACAATATTTTTCTATCGCCGCACGGTGTATACCTTATTGTCTTCAGACTCACAGATTTTCTCAGAGACAAGCTGGAAACTG ATCGACTCAAAAAGTGGATCCGATTGATTGGAACATTTTCATCAGACGAATTGAATGCCCCAAACCGCACACAAAGGATACTAGCACCTCCGCTAATTTTCGTTGGCACATTTCTTGATGAGCTAAAGAAAACATCCAAG GACTATAACAAACAGATAGAACACATCAGGAAGAGCATCACAAAATTTCCAGAATTGTCAACACTCCACTATGTTAAGTTCTGTACCCTCGACAACAGCCTCGGCAATGATGATGCAGAGCTAGAAACATTGCGAGGATTCATAACAGAAGCAGCGAAACACCAGGATCAGTGGGAGAGAGAGATTCCTACTACGTGGTTAAAGTTTGAACTGGAACTATTCAAAGCCAGGGAACAAGGAACAAGAATACTTAAACTGGCGGAGGTGACTGAAATGAATGAAACATCCGAGGCCCCATTAAAGGATGAAGATGAGATCAAACTTGCCCTGGA GTACCTTCACTGCACAAGGTCTGTGATATATTTCCGGGAATTCGACTTTGTCATCACTGACCCCCAGTGGCTTGCTGATTTCTTCAGCATCCTCCTTACCGATGCCCAGTTTCTTCCAACGAATGATCTGCTGCTAAACCGAGACTTGGAGTTGTACATTTCAAAGGGCGAGTTAACCCAGAACTTGATTGAAGGTCTTCTCTGTATGAAAAAGAACGAAGCGTTCGCTCCCTTCAAAACAGTTCTCCTTGCTCTGATGGAAAAGTTTGGATTGATAGTGAAAATACTGCTATCGAAAACCGCCACAAAAGGTGCACAATTCAGCGAAACGTATACCATTCCCAGCAAACTTATGGAGCTACAAGACATCGATGGCCTTACTGATGAAGTCAAATCCCTCAAGCGCAGAAATCGCgctgtctctaaaacgttatGTTTCGTATTTGATGACGCCTACGTACCATACGAGCTTTTCCATAGAACATTTGCACGGGTTCTGAGGAAGTATAGAACCACTTCATTGACAACACAATGCTTCGGGGAAGCGGCAGAAGGTAGCGAGTCGACGACAGAGAATACACATTGTCTCTATATGGATTTTGGATGCTTTGAGGTCGACGACCTAACCAGAATGATCTTGTCCCTGCACGCAGAGAGGTCCACCATAGCCGTGACAGTGTTCAGTCCAACGGAATCTATGCTTCCTGCCAATTCTGGTAAACGTGTTAGGCTCTCTATCGAAGATATTCTCCAGGAAACACTTCAAATGAGTAACCAACAACACTTCCAGTACTCACGCCAACTACACTGCAACTTCCACCTGAGTCCTTACGATACCCCAGTACAGCTGTACGGCATTATCAACGCAGAAAGGGGCGTGCCCTGTAAAGGCGGAGAATGTCAAGGACAACATTGTCTGTCAAAAATAGACGCTGACTATTGGGACGTCACAGAG GATGTAAAGACACAAGACAAAAACAGCATCGCAG AAAGAAGGCCGACTCCCCGGGAACTTGGTCGTCTGTCACAACTAGTCGATGTATCTTCCTGTGAGATGTTGTTTATTGAGCTTGGCATGACCTATCCACAAATCGAGCATGCCAAGAAAGATTCGCATGCCCTGGCGTCAATCACACTGGTCACCAAGATGTTTCTACAATGGACAAGCCTCTACCCGAATCAGACGTTCCATGACGTCAAAAGGGCCATGGAAAATGTTAAAATGGCAACGGATCGCATCGCTGAGGTTATAGGAACGAACGTGAAATCATCTTGTCAAG GTATTGTTCCAAATGAAGTCTGCATCAGAGTCCCATCTGATGATGAAATAACACAAATTGTTGAAACTATTGACAAGAAGTTCTTTAACCTGTGTCTGGAGCTCGGACTATTGCCTCCGGTTATAGATCAACATCGGTGCCAGCATAGCATCTTCCAGGAAATGATGGTTGCTCTTCTTCGATGTTGGATAATGAAATACAAGCAGCAAGCAACCATAGGCAGGTTGTTGACAGCGATGGAGGTGTGTCAGATGGACTGGCATACAGCGGCACAAATCTGGTCACAATCTCAAGAGAAGCCAGGACACGAAGtttga